The following proteins are co-located in the Takifugu flavidus isolate HTHZ2018 chromosome 16, ASM371156v2, whole genome shotgun sequence genome:
- the gchfr gene encoding GTP cyclohydrolase 1 feedback regulatory protein, with product MPYMLISTQIRLEIGPTNVGDEYSDPDVMNYLGARKTTMLGNNFSEYHVDEPPRVVLDKLEKIGFRLLSMTGVGQTLVWCLHRETE from the exons ATGCCGTACATGCTGATCAGCACGCAGATCCGGCTG GAAATCGGCCCAACTAATGTGGGAGATGAATACTCGGACCCAGATGTGATGAATTACCTGGGAGCGAGGAAAACAACCATGCTGGGGAACAATTT TTCAGAGTACCACGTGGACGAGCCTCCCCGAGTGGTGCTGGACAAGCTGGAGAAGATCGGCTTCCGTCTGCTGTCCATGACAGGCGTGGGCCAGACGCTGGTGTGGTGCCTCCACCGGGAGACGGAGTGA